One Campylobacter sp. RM16192 genomic region harbors:
- the dcuC gene encoding C4-dicarboxylate transporter DcuC, translated as MLGVIIGSVVLFIVGWAIIKGKYAPLTLFLSGVFMLICSIVLQTGKFMPKKATPTGNEYLDIVEYIRYMFSDRMADLGLLIMFMVGFATYMTHIGANSAFVSLTTGRLAKIKSPYFMIFVAFAIAKLISMVITSAAGLGVLCLALLGPILISLGLNKLTVGSICCMSGAASMVLIGASTAASAKATSLSLLDYVFLYKIPAALPTSIVIGIALVFWNRYLDKKEGWVCSEHVGESIEFDDAIKPPTASAPKIYAILPFLPMILVVVFSEYCLKSIKLNISAIILLSVIIAMCFETIRHGFKFEPLAEGLKVFLQAMGRSLSGVVALIIAAGVFAQGFKSLGMLDSIVSLANTLGLGGFGMSVVFVLITTVVAIIAGSNGASFYPLVELAPQIATKLNVSSVMLVLPMHQASTIARPLSPVSGVVVAIAGMLKCNPLSLVKRCSVPAILGLISHHIFVFLLVL; from the coding sequence ATGCTTGGCGTCATCATCGGTTCGGTAGTGCTATTTATCGTAGGCTGGGCGATTATCAAGGGTAAATACGCACCGCTTACGCTGTTTTTATCGGGCGTATTTATGCTTATTTGCTCAATCGTTCTTCAAACGGGCAAATTTATGCCTAAAAAGGCCACGCCTACGGGCAACGAGTACCTAGACATCGTAGAGTACATCCGCTATATGTTTTCAGACCGCATGGCTGATCTTGGGCTTCTTATCATGTTTATGGTCGGTTTTGCCACTTACATGACGCATATCGGAGCAAACAGCGCTTTCGTCTCGCTTACCACAGGACGGCTTGCAAAGATAAAAAGCCCCTATTTTATGATATTTGTCGCATTTGCCATAGCAAAGCTCATAAGCATGGTTATCACGAGTGCCGCCGGACTTGGCGTGCTCTGCCTTGCGCTTCTTGGGCCTATCCTCATCTCACTTGGATTAAACAAACTCACAGTAGGCTCTATCTGCTGCATGTCAGGTGCCGCTTCGATGGTGCTCATAGGCGCTTCAACCGCCGCTTCGGCTAAAGCCACTTCGCTTTCGCTGCTTGATTATGTCTTTTTATACAAAATTCCAGCCGCGCTTCCAACCTCTATCGTTATCGGCATAGCGCTAGTTTTTTGGAATAGATACTTAGATAAAAAAGAGGGCTGGGTATGCAGCGAGCACGTCGGAGAGAGCATAGAATTTGACGATGCTATCAAGCCTCCTACTGCGAGTGCACCTAAAATTTATGCGATTTTGCCGTTTTTACCGATGATTTTGGTAGTTGTCTTTTCCGAATACTGCCTCAAATCAATCAAACTAAACATCTCAGCCATCATCCTGCTCTCAGTCATCATCGCGATGTGCTTTGAGACGATCAGGCATGGATTCAAATTTGAGCCGTTAGCGGAGGGACTGAAGGTCTTTTTGCAAGCCATGGGACGCAGTTTAAGCGGAGTGGTTGCTCTCATCATCGCAGCAGGAGTCTTTGCTCAAGGCTTTAAGTCATTAGGCATGCTTGATAGTATCGTAAGCCTTGCAAATACGCTTGGACTGGGAGGCTTTGGTATGTCGGTCGTGTTTGTGCTTATCACGACTGTGGTCGCCATCATCGCGGGCTCAAATGGTGCTAGCTTTTATCCGCTTGTCGAGCTTGCACCGCAGATCGCAACCAAACTAAACGTAAGCTCGGTGATGCTTGTTCTTCCTATGCATCAAGCCTCAACCATCGCGCGTCCGCTATCGCCTGTTTCCGGTGTGGTCGTAGCCATCGCAGGTATGCTTAAGTGCAACCCGCTAAGCCTCGTGAAACGCTGCTCGGTTCCGGCGATACTAGGACTTATCAGCCATCATATATTTGTATTTTTACTTGTGCTTTAA
- the rsmG gene encoding 16S rRNA (guanine(527)-N(7))-methyltransferase RsmG, with amino-acid sequence MKIDKPSDFNEKVEKFSEILRKFNRVHNLTNYKNISEIVDDSISPLEFLEYYPKTAIDVGSGAGFPAIFLAFILKDCSWTLFEPNLKKSSFLSYVKAEMNLENLNVKSEKIELSSPFIADLITSRALMKTKDLLKICKGFYDEKTQILLYKGSGVKDEIVGIDAKIYNFKNRNYVLIGGYCG; translated from the coding sequence ATGAAAATTGATAAGCCCTCAGATTTTAATGAAAAAGTAGAGAAATTTAGCGAAATTTTAAGAAAATTTAACAGAGTGCATAATCTAACAAATTATAAAAACATAAGTGAAATAGTGGATGATAGTATAAGTCCTTTGGAATTTCTAGAATATTATCCAAAAACTGCGATAGATGTAGGTAGCGGAGCAGGATTTCCGGCTATATTTTTAGCCTTTATTTTAAAAGATTGCAGCTGGACTCTATTTGAGCCAAATTTAAAAAAATCATCATTTTTAAGCTATGTAAAGGCTGAGATGAATTTAGAAAATTTAAACGTAAAGAGCGAAAAAATTGAACTCTCTTCGCCTTTTATAGCTGATCTTATTACTTCTAGAGCCCTCATGAAAACAAAGGATCTTTTAAAAATTTGTAAAGGTTTTTATGATGAAAAGACACAAATTTTACTATACAAAGGCAGTGGAGTAAAAGACGAAATAGTAGGTATAGATGCAAAAATTTATAATTTTAAAAATAGAAATTATGTATTAATAGGTGGGTATTGTGGCTAA
- the ribA gene encoding GTP cyclohydrolase II, translating into MNIKLSNVANLPSRFGMFEIKAFKEGEKEHLAIFKKPFGDVVNVRIHSECLTGDAVGSLKCDCRDQLEASLKYIEEHTGMVIYLRQEGRNIGLLNKVNAYNLQDKGLDTIEANHQLGFKADERTYEIVDFILKDFGIAKINLLTNNPQKLMGLKCVEVVARVPIIIHANKFNEEYLKIKKEQMGHMLDEN; encoded by the coding sequence ATGAATATAAAGTTATCTAACGTGGCAAATTTGCCGTCACGTTTCGGGATGTTTGAGATAAAAGCTTTTAAAGAAGGTGAAAAAGAGCATTTGGCGATATTTAAAAAGCCTTTTGGAGATGTAGTTAATGTAAGAATTCACTCAGAATGTCTAACAGGTGATGCGGTAGGAAGTCTAAAGTGCGATTGTCGCGATCAACTTGAGGCGAGCTTAAAATATATCGAAGAGCATACTGGCATGGTCATCTATCTACGTCAAGAAGGGCGAAATATTGGTCTTTTAAACAAAGTAAACGCATATAATTTGCAAGACAAGGGGCTTGATACTATCGAAGCAAATCACCAGCTGGGATTTAAGGCTGATGAGAGGACTTATGAGATAGTTGATTTTATCCTAAAAGATTTTGGAATAGCCAAGATAAATTTGCTTACAAATAATCCTCAAAAGCTAATGGGCTTAAAATGCGTGGAAGTCGTAGCACGCGTACCTATCATAATACACGCGAATAAATTTAACGAGGAGTATCTAAAGATAAAAAAAGAGCAAATGGGACATATGCTTGATGAAAATTGA
- a CDS encoding copper chaperone PCu(A)C, giving the protein MFKKVLLTLSLVGSFCLADMKDIEISNAYAKATPPNVKNSAIFMNIKNNTNKAIKLVGVESSASQVAEIHTHERVDGMMKMIQIDHIEIPAGAEVTLKPGGLHLMLINVSHPIKDGGIVDATLKFDNSMTINLSNILAKHVMKQAHKH; this is encoded by the coding sequence ATGTTTAAAAAAGTATTACTTACATTATCACTAGTTGGCTCTTTTTGCCTTGCAGATATGAAAGATATCGAAATTTCCAATGCTTATGCCAAAGCAACTCCACCAAATGTAAAAAATAGCGCCATTTTTATGAATATTAAAAATAATACAAACAAAGCAATAAAGCTTGTAGGAGTAGAATCTAGCGCTTCACAAGTAGCTGAAATACATACTCATGAGCGTGTCGATGGAATGATGAAAATGATCCAGATAGATCATATTGAGATACCAGCAGGAGCCGAAGTAACCCTAAAACCTGGTGGACTTCATTTAATGCTAATAAATGTAAGCCATCCTATAAAAGATGGAGGAATAGTTGACGCTACGCTGAAATTTGATAACTCAATGACAATAAATTTATCAAATATTCTGGCAAAACACGTAATGAAACAAGCACATAAGCACTAA
- the hemB gene encoding porphobilinogen synthase, with translation MFKRFRRLRINPYIRDLVRENQLSVNDFIYPLFVVEGKGIKKDTSSMPGVFQMSLDEILKECSEVVNLGIKSIILFGIPSIKDSIGSDALSDNGIIATSLRAIKDKFPNLVVVTDLCFCEYTDHGHCGILDHVHETIDNDATLEISAKQAIIHAKNGADIIAPSGMMDGIITTLRSALDESGFENLPIMAYSTKFASAYYGPFRDVAESTPSFGDRRSYQMDPANRLEAINESLEDEVQGADILMVKPALAYLDIIRELRNSTMLPVCAYNVSGEYALLKAGAKAGVIDYDRVMMETLVGFKRAGANLIISYHAKEAAEILRKER, from the coding sequence ATGTTTAAACGCTTTAGAAGACTAAGGATAAACCCTTATATTAGGGATTTGGTACGCGAAAATCAGTTGAGTGTAAATGATTTTATCTATCCTCTTTTTGTAGTTGAAGGAAAAGGGATAAAAAAAGACACAAGTTCGATGCCAGGTGTATTTCAGATGAGTTTGGATGAAATTTTAAAAGAGTGTTCGGAAGTTGTAAATTTAGGCATAAAATCGATTATTTTATTTGGAATCCCAAGCATAAAAGATAGCATAGGAAGCGATGCTTTATCGGATAACGGCATCATAGCAACTTCTCTTAGAGCCATAAAGGATAAATTTCCAAATTTAGTCGTAGTCACTGATCTTTGCTTTTGCGAATATACTGATCACGGACACTGCGGAATTTTAGATCACGTTCATGAAACTATAGATAACGACGCTACACTTGAAATCTCAGCAAAACAAGCGATAATACATGCTAAAAATGGAGCCGATATCATAGCTCCAAGTGGCATGATGGACGGTATCATCACAACTCTTCGCAGTGCGCTTGATGAGAGTGGATTTGAAAATTTGCCTATCATGGCGTACTCGACCAAATTTGCTTCGGCTTACTATGGACCGTTTCGCGATGTAGCCGAGAGCACTCCAAGTTTTGGCGATAGAAGAAGCTATCAAATGGATCCTGCAAATCGTTTGGAAGCTATAAACGAGAGTTTAGAGGATGAGGTGCAGGGCGCTGATATTTTGATGGTAAAACCGGCGCTTGCCTATCTTGATATTATAAGAGAGTTAAGAAATTCGACAATGCTTCCTGTATGCGCTTATAACGTTAGTGGCGAGTATGCACTATTAAAAGCAGGTGCTAAAGCCGGAGTAATTGACTATGATCGTGTGATGATGGAAACTCTTGTAGGATTTAAAAGAGCCGGGGCAAATCTCATCATAAGTTACCATGCGAAGGAAGCGGCTGAAATTTTAAGAAAAGAGAGATAA
- a CDS encoding SCO family protein: MKVFWSIVVFVMIFAGGACVFLKQNPHDFKAKSINGDVTLKNFDGKNKIVYFGYGTCPDICPATLVLVSNALNEIKTDDTVVLFITLDPDRDSVESVDEYAKYFYPNSYGLVVNDLDKVTKNYGAKYQKVRLEKSALEYSVAHSSSLYLLDKNGKFVSEVSNLTPKNIKDSIEELIKN; encoded by the coding sequence ATGAAAGTATTTTGGTCTATAGTAGTTTTTGTAATGATTTTTGCTGGCGGAGCCTGCGTGTTTTTAAAACAAAACCCTCATGATTTCAAAGCCAAGAGCATAAATGGGGATGTAACATTAAAAAACTTTGATGGCAAAAATAAAATAGTATATTTTGGATACGGAACTTGTCCTGATATATGCCCTGCTACATTAGTTCTTGTTTCAAACGCACTAAACGAGATTAAGACAGACGATACCGTAGTGCTATTTATCACTCTTGATCCAGACAGAGACTCTGTCGAATCGGTTGATGAGTATGCTAAATATTTCTATCCAAACTCTTACGGATTAGTAGTAAACGATCTAGACAAAGTAACAAAAAACTATGGTGCCAAATATCAAAAAGTAAGACTTGAAAAATCAGCTTTAGAATACTCTGTAGCGCATAGTTCATCTTTATATCTGCTTGATAAAAATGGAAAATTTGTAAGCGAGGTCTCGAACCTAACACCCAAAAATATAAAAGATAGCATAGAAGAGCTTATAAAAAATTAG
- the htpX gene encoding zinc metalloprotease HtpX, with the protein MEIFKTVFLMTGLMLLFVTVGGMIGGQEGMVMAFLIALGMNFFSYFFSDKLVLRHYKAIEVHENDAKGLFEIVSRLTKKANLPMPKVYIIPEQVPNAFATGRNPKNAAVAVTEGLLNLLNKDEIEGVLAHELCHVRHYDILTGSIAAVIAGAIAILANFAQFGALSGNNSNQSRSNGILMLLLAIIMPIAATVIQMAISREREYKADKGAALLTGRPEWLASALRKLDNYAKNYTMRNADPQSAHMFIINPFGSVKNTINTLFRTHPRTEDRIARLEELKRII; encoded by the coding sequence ATGGAAATTTTTAAAACCGTATTTTTAATGACAGGGCTGATGTTGCTTTTTGTAACCGTAGGCGGAATGATTGGCGGTCAAGAAGGTATGGTAATGGCTTTTTTAATCGCACTTGGGATGAATTTTTTCTCATATTTTTTTAGCGACAAGCTCGTATTAAGACATTATAAAGCAATTGAAGTTCATGAAAACGATGCAAAAGGGCTTTTTGAAATAGTCAGTCGCCTAACAAAAAAAGCCAATCTGCCAATGCCAAAGGTTTATATAATACCAGAGCAGGTTCCAAACGCCTTTGCAACAGGCAGAAATCCTAAAAATGCAGCCGTTGCGGTAACAGAAGGGCTTTTAAATCTATTAAATAAAGACGAAATAGAAGGAGTGCTTGCTCACGAACTTTGCCATGTTAGGCATTATGACATACTAACAGGCTCAATAGCTGCAGTGATTGCAGGAGCTATAGCAATACTTGCAAATTTTGCCCAATTTGGTGCACTTAGTGGAAACAATAGTAACCAAAGTCGCTCAAATGGAATTTTGATGCTGCTATTAGCTATAATTATGCCAATAGCTGCCACAGTAATACAAATGGCTATATCAAGAGAGAGGGAATACAAGGCAGATAAAGGCGCAGCACTACTTACAGGGCGTCCGGAGTGGCTGGCAAGTGCACTAAGAAAGCTTGATAACTACGCAAAAAACTATACTATGAGAAATGCGGATCCTCAAAGCGCTCATATGTTTATAATAAATCCATTTGGAAGTGTGAAAAATACGATTAATACATTATTTAGAACACATCCAAGAACAGAGGATCGCATAGCTAGGCTTGAAGAGCTAAAAAGAATAATTTAG
- a CDS encoding L,D-transpeptidase family protein, translating into MKGLLICCFVFTSMFANVEMKFDSFEYWQNRLKNKDLRYGYYTDKTMLIIVNKQQKDMRVFSYEAGELVKKFSQVVITGKNGDKMREGDLKTPVGVYDITKRFVPKDQFYGPLAFSLSYPNLLDRVARKTGGGIWIHGYPIDGKRDNDLTTRGCVAIKNTLLLEFGSVVDNQAVVLISEQIDTESTNDEIALIFSSIFKWQNAWQSNDIKEYLEFYSIDFVSYNGENFQKFKTTKERIFSKNEKKEIKFSNFSVTPYPNVKDLKIFRVIFDEEYSAPSHKFKGKKELYVRLDSGKFKIIAEN; encoded by the coding sequence TTGAAGGGTCTTTTGATATGCTGTTTCGTTTTTACATCTATGTTTGCGAATGTAGAGATGAAATTTGATAGTTTTGAATATTGGCAGAATAGATTAAAGAATAAAGATCTAAGATATGGCTATTATACTGACAAAACTATGCTAATAATTGTAAATAAGCAACAAAAAGATATGCGAGTATTTTCCTATGAAGCAGGAGAGCTTGTTAAAAAATTCTCTCAAGTTGTGATAACAGGTAAAAATGGCGATAAAATGAGAGAGGGTGATCTAAAAACTCCTGTTGGGGTTTATGACATTACAAAAAGATTTGTGCCAAAAGATCAGTTTTATGGACCTTTGGCGTTTTCTCTTTCTTATCCTAATTTACTTGATAGGGTTGCTCGAAAAACCGGTGGCGGAATTTGGATACACGGCTATCCTATCGATGGTAAGCGAGATAATGATCTTACAACTAGAGGATGCGTTGCTATTAAAAATACTCTTTTATTAGAATTTGGAAGTGTTGTGGATAATCAAGCGGTTGTGCTTATAAGCGAACAAATCGATACCGAATCTACAAATGATGAGATAGCGCTAATTTTTTCCTCTATATTTAAGTGGCAAAACGCATGGCAGAGTAATGATATAAAAGAGTATTTGGAGTTCTATTCAATTGATTTTGTAAGTTACAACGGAGAAAATTTTCAAAAATTTAAGACGACTAAAGAGAGAATTTTTAGTAAAAATGAGAAAAAAGAGATAAAATTTTCTAATTTTAGTGTTACCCCATATCCAAATGTAAAGGATTTAAAGATTTTTAGAGTTATTTTTGACGAAGAATATAGTGCTCCATCTCATAAATTCAAAGGCAAAAAAGAACTCTATGTCAGGCTTGATAGTGGCAAATTTAAAATAATAGCGGAGAATTAA
- the cmeU gene encoding CmeU family protein, whose protein sequence is MQEKRDIVSKQIEDILKARSEFFAELDHQVPKIKGTDVFDFKSVDSANLKEIYAKFYAYDYNVRKLLPNVYEAFGVKFNV, encoded by the coding sequence ATGCAGGAAAAAAGAGATATAGTGTCAAAACAGATCGAGGATATTTTGAAGGCTAGGAGCGAATTTTTTGCAGAACTTGATCACCAAGTTCCAAAAATTAAAGGTACCGATGTATTTGATTTTAAAAGCGTAGATAGCGCAAATTTAAAGGAAATTTACGCGAAATTTTATGCCTACGATTACAATGTTAGAAAACTTTTGCCTAATGTATATGAGGCATTTGGTGTGAAATTTAATGTCTGA
- a CDS encoding alanine racemase — translation MSELILKRSAYIHNLSKICEKAGGKDRVILVLKDNAYGHGAKFVAKEASKFGIKFTAVKDEREANELDGFFDQILILSHLPNGNESDKFIYGVNELSNLQAFKSGTKIHLAIDTLMHRNGIILDEIEAACRIAKQKSLKILGAYTHFRSADELNSDYFVQRENFKIAKEKILKFGGLNQDDLIFHSHNSAGLERFGELKNEYVRVGIAQYGYAQFDDSLQLKRVMELWANRVSRRELKAGQCIGYGAKFCANQDMIVATYDLGYADGLLRYNGERELILPNGKKMLGKMSMDSFSCEDSGDRICVFEDAREFAKFFNTIEYDILARLSPNLKRRWV, via the coding sequence ATGTCTGAGTTAATACTTAAACGTTCTGCCTATATTCATAACCTGTCTAAAATTTGTGAAAAAGCCGGTGGTAAAGATCGCGTTATTTTGGTTCTTAAAGATAATGCTTATGGGCATGGAGCAAAATTTGTAGCAAAAGAGGCTAGTAAATTTGGAATAAAATTTACAGCTGTTAAAGATGAGCGCGAGGCTAATGAGCTAGATGGCTTTTTTGACCAAATTTTAATACTTTCTCATTTGCCAAATGGAAACGAGAGTGATAAATTTATCTACGGGGTTAATGAACTTTCGAATTTGCAAGCATTTAAAAGCGGCACTAAAATTCATTTAGCCATAGACACTTTGATGCATAGAAATGGCATAATTCTTGATGAGATCGAGGCTGCTTGCAGGATTGCCAAGCAAAAATCACTTAAAATTTTAGGCGCATATACCCATTTTCGTTCAGCCGATGAGTTGAATAGTGATTATTTTGTGCAAAGAGAGAACTTTAAAATCGCAAAAGAAAAAATTCTAAAATTTGGCGGACTTAATCAAGATGATCTGATTTTTCATTCACATAATTCAGCAGGTCTTGAGAGGTTTGGAGAGCTTAAAAACGAGTATGTAAGAGTTGGTATAGCACAATACGGATATGCTCAGTTTGACGATAGCTTGCAGCTTAAGAGAGTAATGGAGCTTTGGGCTAATAGAGTAAGCAGAAGAGAGCTTAAAGCAGGTCAATGCATAGGATATGGGGCTAAATTTTGTGCAAATCAGGATATGATAGTGGCAACTTATGATCTAGGTTATGCGGACGGACTTTTGCGATATAACGGAGAAAGAGAGCTAATCTTGCCAAATGGTAAAAAAATGCTTGGTAAGATGTCTATGGATAGCTTTAGCTGTGAAGACTCTGGAGATAGGATTTGTGTTTTTGAAGATGCGAGAGAATTTGCTAAGTTTTTTAATACTATAGAATATGATATATTAGCTAGACTATCACCAAATTTAAAGAGAAGATGGGTTTAG
- a CDS encoding PP0621 family protein encodes MAKFLVFIVVLIVIYIVFFKSRKKHTKSKDVKEIENFVECSKCGTFVEVKEAILSNTKYVCKDCVRNPK; translated from the coding sequence GTGGCTAAATTTTTAGTTTTTATAGTAGTTCTAATTGTAATTTATATAGTTTTTTTCAAAAGTAGAAAAAAGCATACAAAAAGCAAAGACGTAAAAGAGATAGAAAACTTCGTAGAATGCAGTAAATGTGGCACTTTTGTAGAGGTTAAAGAGGCGATTTTAAGCAATACAAAATATGTATGCAAAGATTGCGTAAGGAATCCTAAATGA